The Chrysemys picta bellii isolate R12L10 chromosome 24, ASM1138683v2, whole genome shotgun sequence genomic interval GCTGTGGGGTGAGAGGTGAGCAACGGAGAATTGGCCTCTGCTACGTGAAGAGCGCCTACCTTTACCCCAGGTACCGCACAGTCCCGACAGACGTGGTGTCCTGTGGCTCAAGATCTGTCCCCGGGCGCTTCCAGGGCATCATCCGGCGCAGGAAGCCCGAGGTTGTCATCCGAAGCTGCCTGACACCCTGTGTAAAGACAAAAGGTCCCAAGGAAGGAGTGCTGTCCATCTCCAATCTCATTGCAAAGATTGGCCAGAAACCCTGGCTGCCCAAAGTCCCCATTCAGTTCCACAAGCAACTCCTTGGCAGCGGTCTGATAATTGCCTGCCCCGGGGCCAGGCCAGAGCATGCAGTGGCATGGGACAAAGATTCGACTCGATTGTACCGCACCAGCTTCCTCACTGGGGTCAACAGAAGCATGCGGGTCTTCATTGACCACGGCAACCACCTGCATATTCGATTTGCCCAGCTGGACGACAGGGGCACTTACTACTGCTGGCGTGAGGGGCAAATGGTTGCTGGCTTCCggctctccgtggggttccgagGTCACCGCAAGCGAACCCTCGATGACCCCGAGACGAGATATGCCATCAAGGCCATCCTCACAAGCTATGTCCTCATCACCATGGTTTTCGTCGGCATCCACATCAGCCGCTGCTGCTGCTATGTGTTCAGATGCACTCCCATGGAGTAGCCTCACTGATGAGCGCTGGCTGCAGGCCAGGGAAATTATTTCTCTTGTTCGTTCGTGATTATGTCTTGGAACATTTTCGCTTGGGCTATTGGGAAATTTCCTAATGCACATTAGCAATAAATGCAAGCAAAATGCTACCAGTGCATGCTCATTAATTTCCTTTCATTGTGGAGAAAGAGAGAACTGAACCATAATGAGAACTGCATTCAGCTTGTTAGGGACAGAGTCTGGGAACCAGGACTTCTGGGGTctgttcctggctgtgccactgacctgctgtgtggctttgggcaagtcactcagtaaaataatactaatattttgcacttccttcggctagtctacactagaagtgctacatcagcacagctgcaccgctgtggcatgtctggtgaagatgctgtatgccgatgggagagagctctcccatcagcataactCCACCGaaagcggtagctatgtcagtgggagaagcgctgtccacactggtgcttaggttgTTGTAACTTACGTGGCttggggggtggcttattcacacccttgagcgacataaGTGATACAAAAGTAAGTGGCCAGTACTGGATTTACAgagccgggcccatgctcagaaggggccctggcctgtTCCACTTGCACTGCGTCCCGAGACCTGCCAGCCCGCTGACTCCCGCAGggcaccacttgctcctctcggccagCTGGCCCCACCcaccagctcctctctgcccctggccagaccccagcACACCTCTAGCTCCGGGCAATCtccgcttcccaccacctgtggggcccacCTGTCTCCTCGAAGCTGAGCCGCCtaggactggtgcagaagcctggctaGTCTCAGCCAgtcggggggagagggaaagtgtgggactgAGCAGAACGGGGCCGTCCCCGCCATGCCATGTCCTATTGCCACCGGCCAGCCCCTCACTCTGGGGACCGACCTCCCTGCGCCATActccattgcccccatggggccccacaaatatgtttagcaccgggcccacaaaaggttaatctggccctgtaaGTGGTAATGTCGACAAAGCTTTATTTTTTCTAGCCAAGGGTCTCAAAGCCCTGCACGAAGGTGGTTAAGTACCATACTATTATCCCCGTtgtacaggtgggaaactgaggcacaaggggcCAGCTTTTCAAGGGCTCAGCAGCCAACATGCGCCACAGTGTGCTGGGCTCTTCTGAAAGTCCATCCATGTATCTAaaggggagctgagctctttggaacgCTGCCCCCATTCATAGAATaacagggatggaagggacctcagaaggtatctagtccaaccccttgctcaaagcaggaccaatccccaactaaatcatcccagccagggcttagtcaagctgggccttaaaaacctctaaggaaggagattccaccacctccctacggaacccattccagtgcttcaccaccctcctagtgaaatagtgtttcctaatatccaacctagacctcccccactgcaacttgagaccattgctccttgttccgtcatctgccacctctgagaacagtctagatccatcctctttggaaccccctttcaggtagttgaaagcagctatcaaatcccccctcactcttctcttctgcagactaaacaatcccattgCAGGTGTTGAGCCCTTGGAAATTCTGGCTCTAGTCTGATGGCTCCAGCAACATGTCAGTTCAGCCCCTCACCAGAGCACCTGTTTGCAGGCTCCTCGTGAAGGGTTCCTGCTGCTCAGCTCCCCgtcctcatcccctcccctgtGCTTGGAAAAAGTTACCCTTGGTTCTCTCTCACGTACACACCCAGAACCACAGGGTGCCCTGTGGGGAGAATCTCCAGCCCAAACCCCCAGGCCTCAGGGTGGGACACaggtagggtggccagatgtcccgatatttggggctttgtcttatatagacacctattgttccccaccccctgtcacacttgctgtctggtcacctaggCACAGGTAGGTTCCTTATCTCTTTCCAACCTCAGGGGGCTCCCTTTTCTAGGGCCTGCAATGCATTCTGGGGCATGCCTCAGTGATGCCAATGCCATCCAAAGGAGGCAGTCCCCAGGAGAGCACCCAGTCTGTGCAGCTGCGAGCAGGAGCCTCCTGCAGCATGGCCAACCCCACAGGTTCAAAAGTCATGGTCAGACTCCAGACTCAGGAGATTGGCCCAAAATCATGTGATTTAAAAGACCACGATATTGTGGTTTTGGTCTGTCTTCGACTATAGATGCCCTGCCCCCGCCAAGGTGTGGGTGAGGATCGGTGCAGCCAGCACTGATTTTACAGCACTGATATTACAgtgattttggcccctgctgcagcagcaacCAGCCCCATATCTGCCCACCCTGGTCGAGCAACGAATCTGCCCCACATCcattctgccctgcaccctctcaaCTCTGTTCCTCCaagggctcttcccctccctctcccaggcttggggggttTCAGTGGGGTCCCCTCTGCCTATTCCAGGCTGGGGACGTGTGACTCCAGGGGCTCTTCAGCCCACTTCCCAGGTGTGTCCTGCTGAGGGAAGGGCAATGGGGCAGAGGCCCCATCCTGTCCACAGGAGGAGGTgacaggaggaggcagggctgagctggtgactctctgctccttttccctcccttcctgtgAGAACTGGGTTCTTGGCTCCTGAGGGGAGGGAGTAGAGTGCTGCCTGCTTCCGGCAGCACCCATGATTGGCTGTTCTTCCCCAGTAggcggggcagtggggaaggcagccaatcagagggtgTTTCCCCCAGGCAAGGCTGGCATTGGCAGAGGCATGGAGGGTCTCGCCCAGCAAATCCATGTGGTAGTGAAAAAGTTGCGAGGGCCGGTGACGCTGCTCCCGGGAGATGGCCAGTGCCTGGGCGAGGGGGGCCTGTGCTTTGGCCATCTGCCCCAGCTCAGGGTTGTTAGTTGTCAGAGCACAGCACGAGGCTctccgctgcccccctccaggctgCGTCTAGACAAGGACTGAAAGGGTGGATTAGCACACAGAGACGAGCAGTGGGACTTTAACGTGAGGCAGCTGGTGGTATTAAAGCCGAAGTTTTAACCGAACCAGCCTAGCCCCTAGTAAGGTCAGGGTGCCTTGTCCACATGGGCAGCAGCTGCCACCTTCCAGCAGCACCCCTTTAAATCCTCAGGCCCTAGGCCAGATGGAGGCGCTGTCCatctcgccccccccccttttcccttgTAAGGGTTAAGGCAGGTGTTAGTGTAGTGACGCCGGCTGGTCAGCACACCTGGGATTGAGCCAGGGACTTCCACAGCTAAATGTGTGAGCTGCTAAAGATGCCTAAATACTGTGCCAAGCTAGTCTGTGCACCAGGCCCTGTAACCCACGTGCATCAGTGCGTCACGTTATGCCCCATGTCTTTGGGGCCGGACCTGTCTCTCACTgcgtctgtgcagcacccggcaggACAGCACCCCGACcttggctggggcctctagggGCGCTGCTGCCATAGAGCTAATGAATTATAAAATAATACTAATTGACGGGATGAGAGCACAGTCTGGAGAGGATCCCAGGGCACAGAGTGCGACAGACctctgttaccaatctgcctgaggcgccaggtgatcaggctgaggccgcaggatcGTTAGGGGaagagatgaaggagcacaccaagggTCTACGTTTTAAAGCTTTagtaataaaataacagcggtgAGTGCTGGGAACGCTCCCACATCACtcggaggaaggaagaaagcgttagtgccccagccctaacccactttcatactcacacacgcacgacccgaggctggccaagcctgggtgtaacgtaagaagagggggaagggtggacgagagttctgtcctgtgcacaggccATCCAGCGTCCGCTGTTGATCTCCGATTTGCTTCAACTCTCAGGAGGTTGAGGATTTAAGTCCTGGGGTCTTTTGGGGGCGTTTCGTACAGGGACCTCTGTCCCctgtgctctttgtaccagtccaaaccggCTTTCTGTGGCCTCCTCAGCGTTCCCAGAACACACCGGCTTCAGGGATGTGAgacagttgtttttcccctcgtTGGCATTCACCTTCTCCCTAGTTTTTGCAATCCCCTGCAGTCTGGTTCAGCTCACTTCTCTTTTCTCACagttggctggggttgggtaagATCCAGGTACAGCTGCAGGCTTCTTGGCTGCATAGAGTCCGTTCAAGAGCAGTGACCTTGGACTGGAGCCGGCGTCTTATCTTCAGACTGAGCTGAGGCGTCGcgttaacccattctcttctccctcctcccccttcggcctcttgcaacctgcaaaggaatcttcccctccacactcacacctttaaccctttaacccttcccaaaatgccttgcgatgcttgcaacagcgttagcaacatacaGTGCTGATCTGCCTCCCCGGGGACCCCCcgagggagggggccattggggtgtgacaagAGAGCACTGCAGGCCCTGCCATCTGTGGTGCTTCTCTTCCAGCCGTGTCAGTGCCCAATCGCTCTCCCCTGGGGGCTAACTCCCGTCACCTGCTTCTCTTTCAGAGCCTGCCCAGAGTTTGGCAAGGCCAGGGTAACCAGTGCATAGGTCCTGGGGTGCTACACTGGAATGGGTCAAACCCCTTGAGCACTGCAGCACTGGGTGTTGCAAACCGTGACTAGTGGAGAAAGATGCTTGTGTCTGTAGGAGACTAGCCACAGGGGGTCCCATGCCAGTTCAGGCAAGGGGTCCAGGCGTCCAGCtggcccatctccagccatggccagcaccagctgcttcagagaaaggtgcaagaaccccCTACTGGACAATGGTGGAATAACCTGTCCTTAAGGGAAGTGTCTGCGTAGCCCTGTCagtggttcatagaatcatagaatcatagaatatcagggttggaagggacctcaggaggtcatctagtccaaccccctgctcaaagcaggaccaattcccaactaaatcatcccagccagggctttgtcaagccgggccttaaaaacctccaaggaaggagactccaccacctccctaggtaacgcattccagtgcttcaccaccctcctagtgaaatagtttttcctgatatccaacctggacctcccccactgcaacttgagaccattgctccttgttctgtcgtctgccaccactgagaacagctgagctccatcctctttggaacccccttcaggtagttgaaggctgctatcaaatcccccctcattcttctcttctgcagactaaacaatcccagttccctcagcctctcctcataagtcatgtgctccagacccctaatcatttttgttgccctccgctgaactctttccaatttttccacatccttcttgtagtgtggggcccaaaactggacacagtattccagatgaggcctcaccaatgtcgaataaaggggaacgatcacgtccctcgatctgctggcaatgcccctacttatacagcccaaaatgccgttagccttcttggcaacaagagcacactgttgactcatatccagcttctcgtccactgtgacccctaggtccttttctgcagaactgctacctagccattcggtccctagtctgtagcagtgcatgggattcttccgtcctaagtgcaggactctgcacttgtccttgttggtTCGTTCTCTGAAGCAGGAGGTGTTATAGCCTCTCGTGTAACTGTGGATGGTCTCACTAATTAGCCATTGACATCCCACCAAGCTCCTGTCTCGGTCCAggctgtggcaatgagttccacaggctaaacCATATTGTgtgaaaaagcatttcctttcGTCACCTTTCAAGGAGCTGCCTTTGAGTTTCTCTGGATGTCCCCTGAGACAGGGCAGAGAGAAGCAGTTGATTTACCTTAGTTTGGATCTCACTGTCATGTTCTCTAAACTAAAGAGGACTGGTCTTTTCAAACTCTCCTCATAATGAAATCGCTCCAGGCCTCTGATCTTTTCTGTCCCCTGTCTCTGAACCTCACTTGTGCTGCTGTGTCCTTTGAGAGACACATTAGTCCAGGTGAGGgtgaaccactgatctatataAAAGCATTAGAAGATTTTTAGTGTTATTTACCATCCCAGTCTTTGTGCATCTTAACACTGTCTGCCAGACACTCCAGTGGTGTGTGTTGGTTCACACCAGTCTCACTGGCAGTGTGTGTCTTTTCACACCAAACCCTCTGACGGTGTGTGTCAGTTCACACCAGTCCCACCGGCAGTGTTTCTAGGTTCTCACCAGTCCCACCCATGGTGTGTGATGGTTCACACCAGTCCCACTGGCGGTGTGTCAGTTGACACCAGTCCCACAGGCGGTGTGTGTCAGTTGACACCAGTCCCACCCATGGTGTGTGTCAGTTCACACCAGTCCCACCGGCAGTGTTTCTAGGTTCTCACCAGTCCCACCCATGGTGTGTGATGGTTCACACCAGTCCCACCCATGGTGTGTGTCAGTTCACACCAGTCCCACAGGTGGTGTGTGACAGTTCACACCAGTCCCACCCATGGTGTGTGACGATTCACACCAGTCAGTGATCTGGGTTCTTGTTTCCTTCTCTGCCTACTCGC includes:
- the FAM187A gene encoding Ig-like V-type domain-containing protein FAM187A, whose protein sequence is MEMRLVGIAILLGMADVLQAFAIMEKEDVFKKTPCPAFLMFDNAAYLADMSFELPCKCKPEEVTSVVWYFQKSMGSRQTKVLTDFDGTMFLDAGHIRVGSDMLKRFSIRMFSLIIFQAQVKDSGHYLCGTKAGDFFYGYDVDVQPSKAITVAFEDRSQHPQKDHTEEHFSMFTTFWDWTKCDRCGVRGEQRRIGLCYVKSAYLYPRYRTVPTDVVSCGSRSVPGRFQGIIRRRKPEVVIRSCLTPCVKTKGPKEGVLSISNLIAKIGQKPWLPKVPIQFHKQLLGSGLIIACPGARPEHAVAWDKDSTRLYRTSFLTGVNRSMRVFIDHGNHLHIRFAQLDDRGTYYCWREGQMVAGFRLSVGFRGHRKRTLDDPETRYAIKAILTSYVLITMVFVGIHISRCCCYVFRCTPME